The Parachlamydia acanthamoebae genome has a window encoding:
- a CDS encoding DUF2156 domain-containing protein, which produces MSWSPLALEHQSILDSQWKTLCQQNGIVLSEYSFPNNFLFRKQHAYEVKHIDNLVLVRGVSRSGENFLIPTFHPDRLSKERILELLKIAPLFPIPDQWLDCFKDFPVQARYNRDQSDYLFSVDKLKTLPGRKLSSRRNLLHQLTQEHEVHTESFCECDYTDALQVLEKWQKQSSFPADETDFYPCQEALKHLKPFQFMGRMCYVDGAPVAFTIGEKLTPSTAILHFSKALHAIKGLTPFLYEDFAAHLSEDTLWINLEQDLGIPSLRQAKEAYEPDQLVNKWWISLV; this is translated from the coding sequence ATGTCATGGTCTCCACTAGCTTTGGAACATCAATCTATACTTGACTCTCAGTGGAAAACACTTTGTCAACAAAATGGAATTGTCCTATCTGAATATAGCTTTCCCAACAATTTTCTATTTCGTAAACAGCATGCGTATGAAGTCAAACACATAGACAATCTTGTCTTGGTGAGAGGCGTTTCTAGGAGCGGGGAAAATTTTTTAATTCCCACGTTTCATCCGGATAGATTATCTAAAGAGCGTATTCTTGAACTTTTAAAAATCGCTCCTTTATTTCCTATTCCAGATCAATGGTTGGATTGTTTCAAAGATTTTCCTGTGCAAGCAAGATATAACCGCGATCAATCCGATTATCTTTTTTCTGTCGATAAATTAAAGACTTTACCTGGGCGAAAATTAAGTAGCCGACGCAATCTCCTCCATCAGCTCACTCAAGAGCATGAAGTGCATACAGAGTCCTTTTGCGAATGCGATTATACGGATGCTTTACAAGTTTTAGAAAAATGGCAAAAACAATCTTCCTTTCCGGCAGATGAAACCGATTTTTATCCTTGCCAAGAAGCCTTAAAACATTTAAAACCGTTCCAATTTATGGGGCGTATGTGTTACGTGGATGGGGCTCCAGTTGCTTTTACGATTGGGGAAAAACTCACTCCGTCCACAGCTATTTTACACTTTTCAAAAGCTTTACATGCAATTAAGGGTCTAACTCCTTTTCTGTATGAAGACTTTGCAGCCCATCTTTCAGAAGATACTTTGTGGATTAATTTAGAACAGGATTTGGGAATTCCTTCTCTTAGGCAGGCCAAAGAGGCCTATGAGCCTGATCAACTCGTCAATAAATGGTGGATTTCTTTAGTTTGA